A window of Sodalis glossinidius str. 'morsitans' contains these coding sequences:
- a CDS encoding DHA2 family efflux MFS transporter permease subunit codes for MGVTPRLVAVNVLLGTLTVSLNNSSLNPALPAFIAAFSLGPVSASWIVAAFMASMGLTMPLTGYLSQRLGRKPLYLVALALFVAGSLVGALATSIGGVIAARVVQGIASGLMIPLALAIIFSMYAKEERGRVTGWWAAAVMLAPALGPLLGSLVLSWFDWRALFLINVPVGVLALLMGVWVLPSSTAAAGKTFDSVGYLLVACGIGLLLLLCGRLHQLSALREPLNLLMLLGALLCLAQFVRHELRVPEPLLNLRLFALRDYRLSVLLAVVQAVGMFECLVLLPLLVQMVLGYSPIYTGLALLGTALFASLFGQFGGRILDRHGPRTLVLTGMLLTGTATLGLGLLGNGSALWPVFVLMILRGAGLGLSYMPVTTTGLNALPEDMVTQGAAMNNISRRLISSLAIVLASLWLQYRLVGSTDYTAAVSETFIATGLLILLTAPCAWRFSRVEKLAVDKAPNFH; via the coding sequence ATGGGCGTAACCCCACGGTTGGTGGCAGTTAACGTACTGCTGGGGACGTTGACCGTCAGTCTGAACAACAGCTCGCTCAACCCGGCGTTACCCGCGTTTATTGCGGCGTTCTCGCTGGGGCCGGTGAGCGCCAGTTGGATTGTCGCTGCCTTTATGGCCAGCATGGGGTTGACCATGCCGCTCACCGGTTACCTCAGCCAGCGGTTGGGGCGCAAACCTCTCTATCTGGTAGCGCTGGCGTTGTTTGTCGCCGGTTCGCTGGTCGGTGCGTTGGCGACCTCGATTGGTGGGGTAATCGCCGCCCGTGTGGTGCAAGGTATTGCCAGTGGATTGATGATCCCGCTGGCGCTAGCGATTATTTTTTCGATGTATGCCAAAGAAGAGCGCGGCAGGGTGACCGGCTGGTGGGCGGCGGCGGTGATGTTGGCACCTGCGCTGGGGCCGTTGCTCGGAAGCCTGGTGTTGTCATGGTTCGACTGGCGGGCGCTGTTTTTGATCAACGTACCGGTGGGCGTGTTGGCACTGTTGATGGGCGTTTGGGTGTTGCCGTCCTCGACTGCGGCAGCGGGTAAAACGTTCGATAGCGTTGGTTATCTTCTGGTGGCCTGCGGCATTGGCTTGTTGCTGTTGCTCTGTGGTCGTTTACACCAGCTGTCGGCGCTGCGTGAGCCGCTGAACCTGCTGATGTTGCTGGGGGCGCTGTTGTGTCTGGCGCAGTTTGTCCGTCATGAGTTACGCGTACCGGAACCGTTGTTGAACCTGCGTCTGTTTGCCTTGCGCGACTATCGGCTCAGCGTACTGCTGGCGGTGGTGCAAGCAGTGGGCATGTTTGAATGTCTGGTTCTATTGCCGCTGTTGGTGCAGATGGTGTTGGGCTATTCCCCGATCTACACCGGATTGGCGTTATTGGGTACCGCGCTATTTGCCAGCCTGTTTGGTCAGTTCGGCGGGCGGATACTCGATCGCCACGGCCCCCGAACCCTGGTACTCACGGGGATGTTGTTGACTGGCACCGCTACCCTGGGGTTGGGATTGCTCGGCAACGGCTCGGCACTATGGCCAGTTTTTGTGCTGATGATACTGCGCGGTGCCGGGTTGGGGCTGTCTTATATGCCGGTCACCACTACCGGGCTGAACGCTTTGCCGGAAGACATGGTGACGCAAGGAGCGGCGATGAACAATATTTCACGGAGGTTAATATCCTCTCTGGCGATTGTGCTGGCTTCTCTCTGGTTACAGTACCGGCTGGTGGGCAGTACGGATTATACCGCGGCGGTAAGCGAAACCTTTATTGCTACCGGCCTGCTTATTTTATTGACGGCGCCTTGTGCCTGGCGTTTTTCCCGCGTGGAAAAACTGGCCGTGGACAAAGCACCGAATTTCCATTAA
- a CDS encoding IucA/IucC family protein has translation MSDARALSYSDWLTASNASRLQQVEQRVVGQLLQTLLYEQVVPYQRQVLAGKQQRFIIASELGVEYHCNGLQSASFDLIRLDYATLERIDADGQRSSPKLHQALSELLSGVQDSPHFPSFINELEQTLLKDLQSRSLGYRPDKPAHRLDVDALEQHFMDAHCYHPCYKSRIGFSLQHNAQYGPEFAAPIAIVWLALAKSRASVNYAEHIDIDDFMQREAGVPYAEILRQQGKDPQDYCLIPVHPWQWQQVIVTTFYPELLSGELVWLGESRDRYQAQQSIRTMANVSDKTRPYVKLAMSMTNTSSTRILARHTVMNGPIITSWLQQLISRDETARALDFVILREVVGASFDYQPLPESRMTQTYGTFGAIWRESLHQYLRADEQAVPFNGLSHVENRYGDGEQRPFIDAWVARYGLEAWSRKLLQVSVQPIIHMLYAEGIGMESHGQNIVLIVKDGWPVRIALKDFHDGVRYSSDHLAHPELQPDLVPLPASHAKINRNSFILTDDVDAVRDFSCDSFFFICLAEMAIFLQQHYQLDESDFWRMTADIIVDYQQRHPQHRVRYATFDVFALHYEVEELTKRRLLGDAERRFKSVPNPLHTFRPTAC, from the coding sequence ATGTCTGATGCGCGAGCACTCTCCTATTCTGACTGGCTGACGGCCAGTAATGCTTCCCGTTTACAGCAGGTTGAACAGCGGGTGGTGGGACAGCTATTACAAACGCTGCTTTACGAGCAGGTGGTGCCTTACCAGCGGCAGGTTCTGGCGGGCAAACAACAACGTTTCATTATCGCCAGTGAGCTGGGCGTTGAGTACCACTGCAACGGTCTGCAAAGCGCCAGCTTCGATCTGATCCGGCTGGATTATGCCACGCTGGAACGGATAGATGCTGACGGACAGCGCAGCAGCCCAAAGTTACATCAGGCGCTGTCAGAACTGTTGAGTGGGGTGCAAGACAGCCCACATTTTCCAAGTTTTATCAATGAGCTGGAGCAGACGCTGCTGAAAGATCTCCAATCGCGCAGCCTGGGTTACCGGCCAGACAAACCGGCGCATCGGTTGGATGTTGATGCGCTGGAGCAGCATTTTATGGACGCGCACTGCTATCACCCGTGCTACAAATCGCGCATCGGTTTTTCGCTGCAACACAATGCGCAGTACGGCCCGGAGTTTGCTGCGCCGATCGCCATTGTCTGGCTGGCGCTGGCGAAAAGCCGTGCTTCAGTGAACTATGCCGAACACATCGATATTGATGACTTTATGCAGCGCGAGGCGGGTGTGCCCTATGCGGAGATCCTGCGCCAGCAGGGGAAAGATCCACAAGATTATTGCCTGATCCCGGTTCATCCCTGGCAGTGGCAACAGGTGATCGTCACCACTTTCTATCCCGAATTGCTCAGCGGCGAGCTGGTGTGGCTGGGTGAATCGCGCGATCGCTATCAGGCGCAGCAGTCGATCCGCACCATGGCGAACGTCAGCGACAAGACGCGCCCTTATGTCAAACTGGCGATGAGCATGACCAACACCTCCAGTACGCGCATCCTGGCACGGCATACGGTGATGAACGGCCCGATCATTACCAGTTGGTTGCAGCAACTGATCTCGCGCGACGAGACGGCGCGCGCACTGGACTTTGTGATCTTGAGGGAAGTGGTCGGAGCCAGCTTTGACTATCAGCCGCTGCCAGAAAGCCGCATGACACAGACTTACGGCACCTTTGGCGCCATCTGGCGCGAGAGTCTACACCAATATTTACGTGCCGATGAGCAGGCGGTGCCGTTTAACGGCCTGAGCCATGTGGAAAATCGCTACGGCGACGGCGAGCAACGGCCGTTTATTGACGCCTGGGTTGCCCGCTACGGTCTGGAGGCATGGAGCCGGAAACTGTTGCAGGTGAGCGTACAGCCGATCATCCACATGTTGTATGCCGAAGGGATAGGCATGGAATCGCATGGGCAGAATATTGTCTTGATCGTCAAAGACGGTTGGCCGGTGCGCATAGCGCTGAAGGATTTCCATGATGGCGTGCGTTATTCGTCCGACCATCTGGCGCACCCGGAGTTGCAACCGGACCTGGTGCCGCTGCCGGCCAGTCATGCCAAGATCAACCGCAACTCGTTTATTTTGACCGATGATGTTGATGCGGTGCGCGATTTTTCCTGTGATTCGTTCTTCTTTATTTGCCTAGCGGAGATGGCGATTTTCTTGCAACAGCATTACCAACTGGACGAATCGGACTTCTGGCGCATGACCGCCGATATCATTGTCGATTACCAGCAGCGCCACCCGCAACACCGTGTGCGCTATGCGACGTTCGACGTATTTGCCCTGCACTATGAAGTGGAAGAGTTAACCAAGCGTCGCCTGTTGGGGGATGCCGAACGCCGCTTTAAGTCGGTGCCGAATCCTCTGCACACCTTCAGGCCGACAGCATGCTGA
- a CDS encoding HpcH/HpaI aldolase family protein: protein MLRTNRLKQKLRDGQHAYGLFASLPSPVAIELIAEAGFDFVIIDCEHVLINPETVENMIRTAESYNITPLVRAADADAKTLLRLLDGGAQGIVLPMVEQPEALAAAIAACKYHPLGQRSLNAGRPGSFGKHSLADYVQFANEQIMVVAMIESAAGVQHATEIAAVPGLDMILEGAADLSQSLGLPWQTGHAQVQQGLLQCWQATHQAGVPYCAIPRQPDDHRQWRQCGVNTFVLGDERGIAFRALQARLATTTSEGNE from the coding sequence ATGCTGAGAACCAACCGATTAAAACAGAAACTGCGTGACGGGCAGCACGCTTATGGGCTATTTGCTTCGCTGCCGTCGCCGGTGGCGATTGAACTGATTGCCGAAGCCGGTTTCGACTTTGTGATCATTGACTGTGAACATGTACTGATCAACCCGGAAACGGTAGAAAACATGATCCGTACTGCCGAAAGTTACAACATTACACCGCTGGTGCGTGCTGCAGATGCGGATGCCAAAACTCTGCTGCGCCTGTTGGATGGGGGGGCTCAGGGCATTGTATTGCCTATGGTGGAACAGCCGGAAGCGCTGGCGGCGGCGATAGCCGCCTGCAAGTACCACCCGCTGGGGCAACGCAGCCTGAATGCCGGGCGCCCCGGTTCGTTTGGCAAACACAGCCTGGCGGACTATGTGCAGTTTGCCAATGAGCAAATCATGGTGGTGGCAATGATTGAAAGCGCTGCCGGAGTGCAGCATGCAACGGAGATTGCCGCCGTGCCTGGCCTGGACATGATATTAGAGGGGGCCGCCGATCTTTCCCAATCGCTGGGGCTGCCGTGGCAGACTGGCCATGCTCAGGTTCAGCAGGGGCTGTTGCAATGCTGGCAGGCGACGCATCAGGCCGGGGTACCTTATTGCGCCATTCCGCGACAGCCGGACGACCATCGCCAGTGGCGTCAGTGTGGTGTGAATACTTTTGTCTTGGGCGACGAACGCGGCATCGCCTTTCGCGCTCTTCAGGCCAGACTGGCCACCACGACTTCTGAAGGAAATGAGTGA
- a CDS encoding type III PLP-dependent enzyme yields the protein MTELPVRVVAAIAQARQQQDDPLAMFIYDLAALQQHIRQVMEALPDGAELYYAIKANSEPQILQTLAPWVDGFEISSGGEIERLQAAGSDKPFVFSGPGKLDSDLRAALRRQAAAIHVESLNEIDRLQRLAREQGRVQTVLIRINPQLPAQISSRLAMAGTATPFGIDEADLAVAVHRVDNADHLVLQGFHVHAMSHQQSEQRHRQLMEYYLQRWPQWKALSAQQEGITHLNVGGGIGVDYLSTSQFDWPGFCHWLGELLAVTAGAPRLRFEPGRFISAFCGYYAIEILDQKTSHGKHFLVCRGGTHQFRLPVAQGHDHPIIHLPQRSDGAGELCAWTVVGQLCTPKDVLSRDCSLKGVAIGDMLVLPLAGAYGYNISHADFLCHPRPCQLFLPLETASWA from the coding sequence ATGACTGAGTTACCGGTACGCGTGGTGGCGGCGATCGCGCAGGCGCGCCAGCAGCAAGACGATCCATTGGCGATGTTTATCTACGATCTGGCGGCATTGCAGCAACATATTCGTCAGGTGATGGAGGCATTGCCCGATGGGGCCGAGCTTTACTATGCCATCAAAGCTAACAGTGAGCCGCAGATCCTGCAAACGCTGGCGCCGTGGGTCGATGGTTTCGAAATCTCCTCGGGCGGGGAGATTGAACGGCTTCAGGCCGCCGGCAGTGATAAACCTTTCGTATTTTCCGGCCCCGGAAAACTGGATAGCGACTTGCGCGCTGCGTTGCGGCGGCAGGCGGCAGCGATCCATGTGGAAAGCCTGAACGAAATCGACCGCCTGCAACGGCTGGCCCGCGAGCAAGGGCGGGTTCAAACGGTGTTGATTCGCATCAACCCGCAACTGCCGGCGCAGATCTCCAGCCGGTTGGCTATGGCCGGCACCGCGACACCGTTCGGTATTGACGAAGCCGACCTGGCTGTGGCGGTGCACCGGGTGGACAACGCTGATCACCTGGTGTTGCAGGGCTTCCATGTGCATGCGATGTCGCATCAGCAGTCGGAGCAGCGTCATCGCCAACTGATGGAGTACTATTTGCAGCGTTGGCCGCAGTGGAAAGCGCTGTCGGCACAGCAGGAAGGGATCACGCACCTCAATGTGGGGGGCGGAATTGGTGTCGATTATCTGTCTACGTCACAGTTCGATTGGCCTGGTTTCTGTCACTGGCTGGGCGAACTGCTCGCCGTCACCGCCGGTGCGCCCCGATTACGCTTTGAGCCAGGTCGCTTTATCAGCGCCTTCTGTGGCTACTATGCAATTGAAATTCTGGATCAAAAAACCAGCCACGGTAAACATTTTCTGGTGTGCCGGGGGGGCACGCATCAGTTCCGTCTCCCCGTCGCGCAAGGACACGATCACCCGATAATCCACTTGCCGCAGCGCTCGGATGGTGCAGGGGAGTTGTGTGCCTGGACCGTCGTTGGCCAGCTCTGCACACCCAAAGATGTGCTCAGCCGTGATTGCTCGCTTAAGGGTGTGGCGATCGGCGACATGCTGGTGCTGCCGCTGGCGGGAGCCTATGGCTATAACATCTCGCACGCTGATTTCCTGTGTCATCCACGTCCGTGCCAACTTTTCCTACCGCTGGAAACGGCATCATGGGCGTAA